A genomic region of Fluviispira vulneris contains the following coding sequences:
- a CDS encoding tRNA dihydrouridine synthase, with protein MPENVPYVLQTRFNKLGIDFPFMIAPMVGLSHVAFRELIKSYTPKNINALRFTEMLSTRRIPNEKLETTHELKTARNEAFFIPQLLGNEEKFIAPSIEKLLIKKPWGFDINMGCPVSHTLKHNWGVRLMGSKDYAAQIVKIVKKYSSVPVSVKLRGGLGEDEDFDYLYSFVSALADGGADFLTIHARTRAQKHSGDANWQLVADIRNKMSIPIIANGNIQTAQDAVELIQNYGVDGAMIARAATARPWILWQISELLGNTEVPEGFEGRKAPSTAEEEGAEYLAACLKMLSIMVDYFQDEAYILEKFRFFAATGARWFQFGHHFWRLTMRAKNVADLRKSIVEFSENNQNTMSKKIKMI; from the coding sequence ATGCCTGAAAATGTCCCTTATGTTTTGCAGACTCGTTTTAATAAATTGGGGATAGATTTTCCGTTTATGATAGCGCCTATGGTTGGTCTTTCACATGTTGCATTCCGTGAGCTGATTAAAAGTTATACTCCGAAAAATATAAATGCACTTCGCTTCACAGAAATGCTTTCCACGCGAAGAATTCCAAATGAAAAATTAGAAACAACCCATGAGTTGAAAACTGCACGCAATGAAGCTTTTTTTATTCCTCAACTGCTAGGTAATGAAGAAAAGTTTATCGCTCCGAGCATAGAAAAGTTGCTTATAAAAAAACCTTGGGGCTTTGATATTAATATGGGTTGCCCTGTCTCTCACACTTTGAAACACAATTGGGGTGTGCGGCTTATGGGATCAAAGGACTACGCAGCGCAAATCGTTAAGATTGTGAAAAAATATTCCTCTGTGCCCGTCAGTGTCAAATTGCGTGGTGGATTAGGAGAAGACGAAGATTTTGATTATCTATATTCATTTGTAAGTGCATTAGCGGATGGTGGAGCCGACTTTCTAACTATTCATGCTCGTACACGTGCGCAAAAGCACAGTGGAGATGCAAATTGGCAATTGGTTGCAGATATTCGCAATAAGATGTCGATTCCAATCATAGCCAATGGGAATATTCAAACCGCTCAGGATGCAGTTGAGCTCATCCAAAATTATGGAGTGGATGGAGCAATGATTGCGCGAGCAGCCACTGCGCGCCCCTGGATATTGTGGCAAATATCTGAACTCCTTGGCAATACAGAAGTACCAGAGGGATTTGAGGGGAGGAAAGCGCCTAGCACAGCTGAGGAAGAGGGTGCTGAGTATTTAGCGGCGTGCTTAAAAATGTTATCCATTATGGTAGATTACTTTCAGGATGAAGCTTATATTTTAGAAAAATTCAGATTTTTTGCTGCAACTGGTGCGCGCTGGTTTCAATTCGGTCATCATTTTTGGCGACTGACAATGAGAGCAAAAAATGTAGCAGATTTAAGAAAAAGTATTGTTGAATTCTCAGAAAATAATCAAAATACAATGTCTAAAAAGATAAAAATGATTTGA
- a CDS encoding BamA/OMP85 family outer membrane protein, producing MAVNKKYNLYFLMCIFLTFNFFTSYANAQINKVTAIGSAFEQTNVEIRFYIDGKEQEFPQEILNDLGAVPFYELDDAIITKLVDTGIYQEITINKGKLDKKGHIFIVNAKTIKRIQDVIFSGLSSSESLEFERIIVSQRGRPFKASSANADSKAIEKSLIQKGYPNAKVLKYSIKELSPDSIRLNFEIEKGNPCHIDQVTVQDSLSNVLNFLTIPIETGSICNLAAINESLDQLKENYWEQGFLEAIVKLQEISYSSNRESAKITLQIEKGRKTTFQIFDEDSQLMNNDFLVSKQGLTYSDIILLSDADLNVILTDFYKKQGYAFVNISDPERIIDKNGNTTLKFLLKKGAYVKIGKVTFIGTLPESESKVLQEMGLSSSFFSGSIPFYQDNLNIYRDNLKKFLLSRGYLEAQVSNPDYVPNESNTEMNLVFRVDKGIKYLINSISFQGNPSDFEFDNDKLLKIAQYGTIYSIDILQNLLNEVKRQLLSAGYLYNEVKIEHAILPENKYEKFVNIVVKIDPGQIVRIRKIYIDSDFFGKELSILSASGLESGDIFSQESFDVARQSLIRHELFSTVSIEPLDINSIERKELRVDIIIHARSRSGYTLGISPGYGTLRGYNFGIDFTLNRLNNDGLKLISSASVSQERQQQNFASTETRQILGRQITLGFSEPLFKIGPLRTPFDATASVGYKVIAETLTNREYFTVNLKADWKPSFFDLNWNLSQSVTHESSNSTSSESAIVQVLDSPSIIIRELTSSVSLDNTDNPAWPTKGSRHNLQVSFARFGLGSEVQYNRYVLSTDLYFPLYKKLSGAITLGGKFIVDTVNKSGDTVTPPASRRETLTDTALVRGFPETYGSAAPGPLLWVHYNQSNPALNCPTQLTSIGATNLVYFKAEARYRFSDNIGFVAFLDTATNYFTSAEISNINKFIQNRVSSVPSTTDCVPDQAALISTGSVELKNASFIEQYWKQAYVSTGFGFRYIVSNYATISLDYGYPLKDPSSNETGCVSPAEALNASTPPRCVTRIQESAYINNAIQFKGALHLKVGAQF from the coding sequence TTGGCAGTCAATAAAAAATATAATTTATACTTTTTGATGTGTATATTTCTTACATTTAATTTTTTTACTTCTTATGCAAATGCTCAAATAAATAAAGTAACCGCAATTGGTTCAGCATTTGAACAAACAAATGTTGAAATTCGTTTTTATATTGATGGAAAAGAGCAGGAGTTTCCTCAGGAAATTTTAAATGATTTAGGTGCAGTCCCTTTTTATGAATTAGATGATGCTATAATAACTAAATTGGTAGATACTGGAATTTATCAAGAAATAACAATTAATAAAGGAAAATTAGATAAAAAAGGACATATTTTTATTGTGAATGCGAAAACTATCAAACGTATTCAAGATGTAATCTTTTCAGGGCTTTCATCATCTGAAAGTTTAGAGTTCGAAAGAATTATAGTTTCGCAAAGAGGGCGTCCATTTAAAGCATCATCTGCGAATGCTGATTCAAAAGCAATTGAAAAGAGTCTTATTCAAAAAGGATATCCAAATGCAAAAGTTTTAAAATATTCGATTAAAGAACTTTCTCCTGATTCTATTAGACTCAATTTTGAAATTGAAAAAGGTAATCCTTGTCATATAGATCAAGTGACTGTTCAAGATTCTTTATCTAATGTTTTAAACTTTTTGACAATTCCAATAGAAACAGGCTCAATTTGTAACTTAGCAGCCATAAATGAGTCGTTGGATCAATTGAAAGAAAACTATTGGGAACAAGGTTTTCTAGAAGCTATCGTTAAATTACAAGAAATTTCCTATTCTTCAAATAGGGAAAGTGCAAAAATTACATTGCAAATTGAAAAAGGAAGGAAAACAACTTTTCAAATTTTTGATGAAGACAGTCAACTCATGAATAATGATTTTTTAGTATCAAAACAGGGATTAACTTATTCTGATATTATATTATTATCGGATGCTGATTTAAATGTTATTTTAACTGATTTTTATAAAAAACAGGGCTATGCTTTTGTAAATATAAGTGATCCTGAAAGAATTATTGATAAAAATGGTAATACTACTTTGAAGTTTCTTTTGAAAAAGGGAGCATATGTTAAAATCGGTAAAGTAACTTTTATCGGAACATTGCCTGAAAGTGAATCCAAAGTTTTACAAGAAATGGGTTTAAGTTCTAGTTTTTTTTCTGGTTCAATTCCATTTTATCAGGATAATTTAAATATTTACCGTGATAATCTCAAGAAGTTCTTATTATCTAGAGGGTATTTAGAGGCGCAAGTTTCCAATCCAGACTATGTACCAAATGAATCAAATACAGAGATGAATCTTGTTTTCCGCGTTGATAAAGGAATAAAATATCTAATAAACAGTATTTCATTTCAAGGTAATCCATCTGATTTTGAATTTGATAATGATAAATTATTGAAAATTGCTCAGTATGGTACAATCTATAGTATAGATATTTTGCAGAACTTATTGAACGAAGTAAAAAGGCAACTTTTATCAGCAGGATATCTATATAATGAGGTAAAAATTGAACATGCAATTTTACCTGAGAATAAATATGAAAAATTTGTTAATATAGTTGTTAAGATAGATCCCGGTCAGATTGTAAGAATTCGAAAAATTTATATTGATTCAGACTTTTTTGGCAAAGAATTATCAATTTTATCTGCTTCGGGTTTAGAGTCAGGAGATATTTTCTCACAAGAAAGTTTTGATGTTGCAAGACAAAGTTTAATTCGCCATGAATTATTTTCAACTGTATCAATTGAACCATTAGATATTAATTCAATTGAGAGAAAAGAATTGAGGGTTGATATTATCATTCATGCACGTTCACGTTCTGGTTATACCTTAGGAATATCTCCCGGATATGGAACCCTAAGAGGCTATAACTTCGGTATCGATTTTACATTAAATCGTTTAAATAATGATGGACTTAAATTGATATCTTCTGCTTCTGTGAGTCAAGAAAGGCAACAACAAAATTTTGCATCTACAGAAACAAGACAGATATTAGGTAGACAAATCACCTTGGGATTTTCAGAACCGCTTTTTAAAATTGGTCCGTTGCGCACGCCTTTTGATGCAACGGCTTCTGTTGGTTATAAAGTCATTGCAGAAACATTAACAAATCGTGAATATTTCACAGTCAACTTAAAAGCGGATTGGAAACCTTCCTTTTTTGATTTAAATTGGAATTTAAGTCAATCTGTTACTCATGAATCTTCAAATTCAACAAGTTCAGAAAGTGCTATTGTTCAGGTATTAGATAGCCCTTCCATTATCATTCGTGAATTAACTAGCAGTGTATCTTTAGATAATACAGATAATCCAGCATGGCCTACTAAAGGAAGTCGGCATAATTTGCAGGTAAGTTTTGCGCGATTTGGACTTGGTTCAGAAGTTCAATACAATCGCTATGTGCTTTCCACGGACTTATATTTTCCACTGTATAAAAAATTGAGTGGAGCGATTACTTTAGGAGGAAAATTTATTGTTGATACTGTTAATAAAAGTGGAGATACTGTGACACCTCCTGCATCAAGGCGTGAAACATTGACTGACACAGCGCTTGTTCGTGGATTCCCAGAAACATATGGTTCAGCAGCACCAGGGCCTCTCCTTTGGGTTCATTATAATCAAAGTAATCCTGCATTAAATTGCCCAACACAATTAACTTCAATCGGAGCTACGAATTTAGTTTATTTTAAAGCCGAAGCTCGCTACCGCTTTAGCGATAATATCGGTTTTGTTGCATTTTTAGACACCGCAACGAATTATTTCACTTCAGCAGAGATAAGTAATATTAATAAATTTATTCAAAACCGAGTCAGTTCCGTGCCTTCAACAACAGACTGTGTTCCTGATCAGGCGGCGCTCATTTCGACGGGTTCAGTGGAGTTAAAAAACGCAAGTTTTATAGAGCAATATTGGAAGCAAGCTTATGTTTCAACTGGATTTGGTTTTCGTTATATAGTAAGCAATTATGCTACGATTAGCTTGGATTATGGCTATCCTTTAAAGGATCCTTCCTCAAATGAAACAGGCTGTGTATCACCTGCAGAAGCTTTGAATGCATCGACTCCACCACGTTGTGTGACAAGAATTCAAGAATCTGCTTATATTAATAATGCGATTCAATTTAAAGGAGCATTGCATCTAAAAGTTGGTGCTCAGTTTTAG
- a CDS encoding tetratricopeptide repeat protein: MNIIILLFLIIISIFPKYIYADENIFIPKIPEKSETVDPKKYLNIEQMEHEKLIFRNIFDLHFKNWKEEFNREIEYEDFKSASNEKMVIEENNRVKEEKFNKVIEFLSQRIEINHNKIIQAEASFKLALYSYFAKKMDANKAIEVLQKGLHKFPIDPENMRLFIRMSLFTADLLLANERYDEAQKYYEAIVLQKVNANVFREELVRSYVGLGDTYYARFQFKKAGNSYLHAQDVAKAGWLLDEDRLAFLLAEIKIRLLWATFRSADYVQASEYAYQLARDKVRYEKYFKDNILNDIIRVGAISLYERKDIEFYKKISSDLFAGDFAKKMVLKSFYYFSAAGYANQVERYANAVIDKFYSSRELVGFVKSYLFALKKINNTNKYFEISYYGTAYISKDSIWKSRFVLSQEEEEARRELISELSEDSAKYFYNLGLQNHSRIEFLKSADIYSARLNENFRSDSKGILLQSYAQSLYQAQEYDLAIKASEESLKYPLEDYLKKVSWFQLINISRAKSENSVETKSKEYLMYEKFVDGFVAYFPLDPESRLALFESAKRAEFLGDLLNAKDRYERILSSPPLENQEQSNNEKNKVSLALALLLKKMGVENKDIMDSAGNLENYIKDYTVTKMAEDVVRMTNQTIALEYAKKLKGDGKIRDAAKFLEMWSRNYSQNPEMPLVLLQSISEFAQLQDWEHILNITLNFQNIILDRSNLSALLFWQAKAQDMLLQFKTAALTYEKVFDTVKNNKKYDINLIRSSLTRSSELFSYLNSIDEQARVSHKLYSVILKFEKDQLKIAQYEIDFAELLFLNSQYAQSRDILYSAIKRKKMSKKINNKILVGLLKANLYINKKSRKYEDDILKFIENNSVLKDKNKDDIDFYLLTSLLVEVNNFDEENFKNEEIMFKNDFSLNRLMNIENIKNFIGKRFKIISKSKDLVKEANNTEILYAKLLTKLADLYSQFYYNKKANDNYLLKANQFNLSARQHFYNALMSDQLSSDQKLLISIELSKFGKRDFAIPPEINIEDFSSDSALYNSISENLNSFNFLVKDEEKK, from the coding sequence ATGAATATTATAATTTTATTGTTTTTGATTATAATTTCAATATTTCCAAAGTATATTTATGCTGATGAAAATATTTTTATTCCTAAAATTCCAGAAAAATCAGAGACGGTGGATCCCAAAAAATATCTAAATATTGAGCAAATGGAACATGAAAAATTAATCTTTAGAAATATATTTGATCTTCATTTTAAAAATTGGAAAGAAGAATTTAATAGAGAAATTGAATATGAAGATTTCAAAAGTGCAAGCAATGAAAAAATGGTTATAGAAGAAAATAATAGGGTAAAAGAAGAAAAGTTTAACAAAGTAATTGAGTTTTTATCTCAGCGGATTGAAATAAATCATAATAAAATTATTCAAGCAGAAGCGTCATTTAAATTGGCTCTATATTCTTATTTCGCAAAAAAAATGGATGCTAATAAAGCTATAGAAGTCTTGCAAAAAGGTCTTCATAAATTCCCAATAGATCCTGAAAATATGCGTTTATTTATAAGAATGAGCTTGTTTACAGCGGATCTTTTATTAGCAAATGAAAGGTATGATGAAGCACAGAAATACTATGAAGCTATTGTCTTACAAAAAGTAAATGCAAATGTTTTTCGTGAGGAACTTGTTAGAAGTTATGTGGGATTGGGTGACACTTATTATGCTCGCTTTCAATTCAAGAAAGCAGGAAATTCGTACTTGCATGCACAAGATGTTGCTAAAGCTGGTTGGTTGCTTGATGAAGACAGGCTTGCGTTTTTGCTTGCTGAGATAAAGATTCGTCTTCTGTGGGCAACATTTAGAAGTGCTGATTATGTTCAAGCTTCTGAGTATGCATATCAGTTAGCTAGAGATAAAGTTCGCTACGAAAAATATTTTAAAGATAATATCTTAAATGATATTATTCGTGTGGGTGCAATATCATTATATGAAAGAAAAGATATAGAGTTCTATAAAAAGATTTCATCAGATCTTTTTGCTGGAGATTTTGCTAAAAAAATGGTGTTAAAATCATTTTATTATTTTTCAGCAGCAGGCTATGCAAATCAAGTTGAAAGATATGCAAATGCTGTAATAGATAAATTTTATTCTTCAAGGGAATTGGTTGGCTTCGTTAAATCTTATTTATTTGCTTTAAAAAAAATAAATAATACGAATAAATACTTTGAAATTTCATATTATGGGACAGCCTATATTTCTAAAGATTCAATTTGGAAATCTAGATTTGTTTTATCTCAAGAAGAAGAAGAAGCTCGTCGCGAATTAATATCTGAACTTTCCGAAGATTCTGCTAAATATTTTTATAATTTGGGTTTGCAAAATCACTCTAGGATTGAATTTTTAAAGAGTGCAGACATTTATAGTGCACGTTTAAACGAAAACTTTAGATCAGATTCAAAAGGAATTCTTTTGCAGTCTTATGCTCAATCCCTTTATCAAGCCCAAGAGTATGACCTAGCAATAAAAGCAAGTGAAGAAAGTTTAAAATATCCATTGGAAGACTACCTAAAAAAAGTGAGTTGGTTTCAATTAATAAATATATCTCGTGCAAAAAGTGAAAATAGTGTAGAAACCAAAAGTAAAGAGTATTTAATGTATGAGAAATTTGTGGATGGATTTGTAGCATACTTTCCATTGGATCCAGAAAGTAGATTAGCTTTATTTGAAAGCGCTAAAAGGGCTGAGTTTTTAGGTGATCTTTTGAATGCAAAGGACAGATATGAAAGAATATTATCGAGTCCACCCTTAGAAAATCAAGAGCAATCAAATAATGAAAAAAATAAGGTTTCATTAGCACTTGCTTTATTATTAAAAAAAATGGGTGTCGAGAATAAAGATATTATGGATTCGGCTGGAAATTTAGAAAATTATATTAAAGATTATACTGTGACAAAGATGGCAGAAGATGTCGTGCGTATGACGAATCAAACGATAGCATTAGAATATGCTAAGAAATTAAAAGGAGATGGAAAAATTCGTGATGCCGCAAAATTTTTGGAAATGTGGTCGAGAAATTATTCACAAAATCCAGAAATGCCCTTAGTTCTTTTGCAATCAATTTCTGAATTTGCACAACTGCAAGATTGGGAGCATATATTAAATATAACTTTAAATTTTCAAAATATAATTTTAGATCGAAGTAATTTATCCGCTTTGTTGTTTTGGCAAGCTAAAGCTCAAGATATGTTATTGCAATTTAAAACAGCAGCTTTAACATATGAAAAAGTTTTTGATACGGTCAAAAATAATAAAAAATATGATATTAATTTAATACGATCGAGCTTAACAAGGTCGTCTGAGCTATTTTCATATCTTAATAGTATTGATGAGCAAGCTAGAGTTTCGCATAAATTGTATTCGGTTATCTTAAAGTTTGAAAAAGATCAGTTAAAAATTGCTCAATATGAAATTGATTTTGCTGAATTACTATTTTTAAACTCTCAATATGCTCAGTCAAGAGATATCTTATATTCTGCAATAAAAAGAAAGAAGATGAGCAAAAAAATAAATAATAAAATATTAGTTGGTTTGTTAAAAGCTAACTTATATATCAATAAAAAATCAAGGAAGTATGAGGATGATATTTTGAAGTTTATTGAAAATAATTCAGTTTTAAAAGATAAAAATAAAGACGACATTGATTTTTATCTTTTAACTTCATTGCTAGTTGAAGTGAATAATTTTGATGAAGAAAATTTCAAAAATGAAGAGATTATGTTTAAGAATGATTTTTCTTTAAATAGATTAATGAATATTGAAAATATAAAAAATTTTATTGGGAAAAGATTTAAAATTATTAGTAAGTCTAAAGATCTTGTAAAAGAAGCAAATAATACTGAAATATTGTATGCGAAATTATTAACCAAGTTAGCGGATTTATATAGTCAGTTTTATTATAATAAAAAAGCGAATGATAATTATTTACTTAAAGCAAACCAATTTAATTTGTCTGCAAGACAGCATTTCTATAATGCCCTAATGAGTGATCAACTGAGTTCAGATCAAAAACTTTTAATTTCAATCGAGCTTTCAAAATTTGGTAAAAGAGACTTTGCAATTCCGCCTGAGATAAATATAGAAGATTTTTCTTCTGATTCAGCGCTTTATAATTCTATTTCCGAGAATTTGAATTCTTTCAATTTTTTAGTTAAGGATGAAGAGAAAAAATGA
- a CDS encoding tetratricopeptide repeat protein has product MIKSFKVYMILIFIQIFTFSCVSKEENVESFQFGSSILNLPFQESILVYPDSTQPEQRMIFAEKFITPDVTKYLNSKEIENNNSKIQIDDSSQNNLKTPTIIEVIAFAFQDLKRGDSQKSVEKINNVLNILEKNRSKTLSEDLALSPYREAYLVLALSLLHDGNNSDAVAILEKLILASAFWAQPYIVLSDYYLEQGAFELAKIVALKGIDFAEPTHPSLYVSLARAYRGKKNLIQARQAINRGRILFPNNNELISWMGVIEFDEKNYLKGCQLLQQAFELDNSNSSLAHNYAVCLLQSNQLDQANKIMQIAIASNPSNPKLYYTNGIIEEARKHFFAAQKSWQTFLSLAKQDDANYKLIKFKLSQMSYLERSKEEE; this is encoded by the coding sequence ATGATAAAATCATTTAAAGTTTATATGATTTTAATATTCATTCAAATATTCACTTTTTCCTGTGTAAGCAAAGAAGAGAATGTGGAATCCTTTCAGTTCGGTTCATCTATTCTTAATTTACCATTTCAAGAATCGATTTTAGTCTATCCAGACTCGACACAACCTGAACAAAGAATGATTTTTGCTGAAAAATTTATTACTCCAGATGTAACAAAATATTTAAATTCTAAAGAGATTGAAAATAATAATAGTAAAATTCAAATAGACGACTCTTCTCAAAATAATTTAAAAACACCAACGATCATTGAGGTCATAGCCTTTGCATTTCAAGATTTAAAGCGTGGCGATTCACAAAAATCTGTGGAAAAAATTAACAATGTTTTAAATATTTTAGAAAAAAATAGATCAAAGACTCTTTCAGAAGATTTAGCATTGAGCCCATATAGAGAAGCATATTTGGTTCTTGCTCTTTCTCTTCTACATGATGGAAATAATTCTGATGCTGTTGCAATTTTAGAAAAATTAATATTAGCATCTGCATTTTGGGCTCAGCCTTATATTGTTCTAAGTGATTATTATCTGGAACAAGGTGCATTTGAATTAGCTAAAATAGTCGCATTAAAAGGAATTGATTTTGCAGAGCCCACTCATCCAAGTCTCTATGTTTCATTAGCAAGAGCATATCGAGGGAAAAAAAATCTAATACAAGCACGTCAAGCAATTAATAGAGGTCGTATATTATTTCCAAATAATAATGAATTGATTTCTTGGATGGGTGTTATAGAGTTTGATGAGAAGAATTATTTAAAAGGCTGTCAATTGCTACAACAAGCTTTTGAATTGGATAATAGCAACTCTTCTCTCGCGCATAATTATGCAGTTTGCTTGTTGCAATCGAATCAACTAGATCAAGCAAATAAAATTATGCAAATAGCAATAGCTTCAAATCCATCAAATCCTAAATTATATTATACGAATGGAATTATTGAAGAAGCAAGAAAACATTTTTTTGCGGCACAAAAATCTTGGCAAACTTTTTTGAGTTTAGCAAAACAGGATGATGCAAATTATAAATTGATTAAGTTTAAGCTTTCACAAATGAGTTATCTAGAGAGAAGCAAGGAAGAAGAGTAA
- a CDS encoding RNA recognition motif domain-containing protein, whose protein sequence is MAKKLYVGNLPFSCTDADLSQAFTQFGNVASARVVTDRETGRSKGFGFVEMELDGDALSAVQSLNGKPFMGRPLTVNEARPREEGKREGGYNRRGYDART, encoded by the coding sequence ATGGCTAAGAAGTTATATGTAGGAAACCTTCCTTTTAGTTGCACCGATGCAGATCTTTCTCAAGCTTTTACTCAGTTTGGGAATGTTGCAAGTGCACGTGTTGTTACCGATCGTGAAACAGGTCGGAGTAAAGGATTTGGTTTCGTAGAAATGGAACTGGATGGTGATGCTCTCAGTGCAGTTCAGAGTTTAAATGGAAAACCATTTATGGGACGTCCACTCACTGTAAATGAAGCTCGTCCTCGTGAAGAAGGAAAACGTGAAGGCGGATACAATCGTAGAGGCTATGACGCACGCACCTAA